The Arvicanthis niloticus isolate mArvNil1 chromosome 9, mArvNil1.pat.X, whole genome shotgun sequence genomic interval agggtttaaaaCAAGGGTGGCATTCACTTTGAACTGAAGAGCTGGCGCCAACATCAACGCTGGCCTTCTTGGGATCCCTGCTTTGCCCACTGGAGGTATCTTAGCAGCCTGTGCTCTAAATCCTCACTGGTTCCTCTTATTCCTGTCTGCTCTCTTGTTTGAGTCTAGTGTATTGAGCAAGAGGGCAGCAGGTCTGGCCATCGCCGGAGCAATGCCTGCAGTCTCATAGGTCCCTCTGCTTCCCCTCCAGGCCTTTTCTGGTCTTCTGTACAAGAGAATCATTGCTTTCTCCATCTTGGCTCTTGTTGCCCAGCTGGAATTTCAAACAAGCTTTCTCCAAGTAACTCATTCagtcatttacacacacacacacacacacacacacacacacacacacacacacacacgggcaagaTCCCCCAACAAAATTCCAATGCAACTTCTTAACAGACTAGACTTTTAAACTCACTATATATGTAAATTCAGTGTCCCACAGATCGGTGTCTGGATTGTGCCTTTCTAGAGTTCCAGAGTAAGTCACATTAAAAGATGCATATTCTAGGCTCAGAGCAAGTAGGTACTTTGCATGTTCTCATCTTCCTTTGAGCCATTTTGCTTACTCTGTCCTTGTGTGCAAGCAATTGGGTAACTACAAATGGACATAAGATCTCAACACACAAGGAAGCTCAGGGACTTCATTTAATGTTGAAATGGCCAAGGTAACGCCATCTTGTCCTGacaacattttttgttttcttagataACTCTCAGCCCTCTACCTCACAGCAGTCACATCAACCTTGGCAACACCTATGAGATTTTCACGACCCTGTCTATGGACCAGGTGTATTAAGTTTACACAAACTTAACACAAATTAAATTAAGTGAAGAAGGTATAAGTGAAAAAATAATTGTTATGATTTTAATTACTGAAATAATTACTATGTAGTGTCAAAAAATGAATGTTTCATACTCTGACCCTCACCTAGCTTTTATATAAATTATGGTTTCTGTGGGGTTTGCCTTTCAAACTACTGTCTCCCTCACCTTCAGTACCAAGAGACACTGAGACATTCGCTTACTCTTGGTCACCAACCAAAATTAAAGAACTCACATACTCTTAGTTGACTTAGTCTGTGTGCACGTCTGCCCTTTGTAGATTTCAAAGCTTCATGTCCTCAACATTATTGGAAGAGGACTGGTCAGGAAAGGCAGAGTGGTCAACTGTGTCGGGGCTGGGATCTGCATGCTGCTACATTCAACTGATGTCTCTGCTCTCATCATGCACATAAATACCACCTGTCAGGGATGAATGAGAAGGGCCCAGACATTGGACATGTGGTGTGTAGATTCAAAGACTCTGTAGATTCAAACATTTGGCTGGATCAGAAGCAGCAAACTGCAGAGGTTCTGGGGAGTCTGTGTGATTGAGACGATAGTGTTCACCCCTACTGTAGGCTGGCTTGACTGTTGATCCTAAGACGTCTTCCTGAGCCATTGATGCACCTAACACGAGCTTGTCAGTTCAAATCCCTCCCTCTCATTCCCACCCACCAGACCTGTACGGCCTAAAGGCAGAATCTGCAACCCAGCAAGTTTCTGGGTGGAGTAGGGAGCTGCGAGAAGGCAGATGGGCTGGGATCCAAAGCATTTTGTCATTTTGGCGATTATGATACAAGTGAGAGGGAACTGGCCAGGAACAGAGAACTGGCCATGCAAAATCTGTCTCCATGGGCTTAGCACAGACTGGGATGACTGAGCAGgattacagagaaaagaaaaagaataccgGGGGTGAGAAGAGAGAGCTGAGCGCTCAGGACTGGAACAACAATCTTCATCCCTTTCACATCTATCCCCCTGGCCTCTCAGCCAAGTTGCAGCCACATAAGGTACACGCTTGCCCAAGCGCATGCACACAATCGTACTTGCCCTCCAGTCCCCTTGCCTCAGAACTCATGATTCACTGATTACAGGACTGACTTGCTGATCTGACTACTCCATATCTCCCACTACCTCTGCACGAGAGCCATGGCCTCATTATCTTTTGGTGGCTTTTCTTTGCTGAACCATCACTGATTGAGCTCATTTCATGTGCCATACATCGAGAATCCCAAGGAAGGAACACAGTGAAGAAGAATGTAGAGAAGCCAGCCCAGCTGAATGGAGGAGACGGAATGGGGGTAGGGATGTTACATACTGGTCCACTGGCTGGGAGGACTTACAGGGAGGCAGACAGCTGGAGGACAGGAAAAGAGCAGAAGAGACACTAATTCAAacatagaggaatggataccccTGACACCTTCAGCTGATCTGTGCCTGTGACCTCAAGAGAAagcgggagtgggtgggggcgGGGTTGACTAGGCTGGGTTTGGCAAGCCTAACCGCCTAAGAGAAGGTTAGGCAATGGCAGTCATTTTGCAAGACAAAAATGAGAGCTCATGATAGCAAACTACAAGCTCGATCAGCAGTGCTCGATCAGAGCAGTGATCAGTCAGGATAGTAGACACAGGCCTGCCACACTCTCCGGGACCTGTCACTGCTAGAGCAATAGGGACCATTGGAGGTTTAAAACGGAGGTGTTGCATACCCCAGGCTCTGATTTATAACAGCCTATGTAGAGAAGACTAGAGGACGGAGGGCTGATGGCTGTGGGTGAAGAGAGGCTGGTGCTAAAGTCTAAGCACAGAAGAGAAGCAGGCTGTGAAAGAGAAAGCGGGACTTGCTGAGAGCTGCCTGGGATGCAGGAACTGCGGGGATGAAGATGCTCTGGGTAACACAACTCTGCTCCCCACGACGAACAAGAACACCAGAGACCTTTGGAAACATCCCTCTGCTTTTCCCCCAGGGCCAGACTCCCATGTAGCATCTTGGTTCCCTGTTCCTGGCTTTGAGGCAGGGATGGGACAAAGTCAGCAGGTAATGCCATCTTTCTCCCCTTGACTTGTCTCTACCAGACAAAATGATCTAAATTTTCAGGCTGCTGCTTTAAAGAGCTTGCACCTGCTGACAGTAGATGCCTTCAAAAGGGAGGCTTGCCCGAACTGAGGATTGCCCGGATTCATTGAGGAAGAATGTTCAGAATATAAAATGCTCAGAATATAAAAAACAGCTTTGGGGACTgacaaaatatatgtaaaattatgtttgtataataataaaaaattgagaAATAAACATGAGGTTATGTGAAAAAGGTTTTGAGTTCAAATGCACATatctataaatatgtttatatatgtaatgCACATATCtataaatgtgtttatatatgtacatatgtatatgtaactatgtgtatataaatatatgcacacatacaagtgtGCACAGGTACAAACACATACAAGTGCAcatagtatatatgcatatatgcattgcTAGAGATGTGATTCACCTATGTACATCTGTCACCATACacttcatgcatgcacacttatTTCATGAGCAGTGTCAATCACTATACAGGCAACATTTACAGAGAGCTTCGCCCTTGACTGGACTCACTAATGTTTGCTGAATTAGAACAAACCTCTGCCTTGCCCATTCTGATTTTTATCGTTGACCATTGCTCTCAGGAGTTAATGTTTGAACCTGGCCATAAAGAAATCGACAATCACTGACCTATGGCCTATATTTGAGGAGGAAGAAGCCCCTTATAAAATAGCCAACAGTGGGTGGCCTGGCAGGCAGAGCTGTTGTGGTCAGCTGTGGAAAGGAAGCCTCATTGCCACCATGAACTTCTCCGGCAAGTACCAACTGCAGAGCCAAGAGAACTTTGAGCCCTTCATGAAGGCAATGGGTGAGTGCCGAATGAGACGCCAAAGCTGATGTAGCGGCAATGAGGGGCAAGCCCTACTATTAGCAGATAGTCAAGGTCTGACGATGAGGTGGAAGGAGGGGTCCAGGCTCTACCAAATTGAGGAGTTTTCCAGTGACTCTCCGGGTCAGCCCAGGACTCGGAGCTTCTTTTGCAGACAAGTCacagatcatgaatttgaggatCCCTTAGTTGTGCAAGGGACCCTCCACTGTTGCTGTGAACTCCATGGCTCCTGTGAACCTCCGTTCGTGGAAAAGCACAGATTTGTTCTAAAATCTGTGAAGCCTTATTCTAGGGAAAAGGACTTTTGTACATTACCTCCCAAGAGCCTTGACTCCAGAGACCACAGCAAGTTTGCCTGGCATGGTCCTACCTTGTACATGGCCCAGTTATTCGTAGCTCCCCGATCGCTTCAGGAGTAATTGGATTTAGAAGGTAAACATTCTGGAGGATGAAGCGTTTCCACTCTAAGAGCAAGGCCACTAAAGAagaagggacctgggagggagaatgAGTAAGAAGAGGGAGCCACAGAGGAAAGGATCCTTACTACAAATGAACCtgggggctgaggatgtagctcgaTCAGTagagtgtttgcccagcatgcatgaagccctgggttcgatctCTTGCACCATACAAGGTACGATGGCACATGACTGCTATTCTCGAACTAAGGAGgtgaaagcaggaggatcagacacTCAGGGTCATCCTCAACCATATAGTGAgttaaggctagcctaggctgcaagagaccctgtctcaaaaaaaaaaaaaaaatagtactaaCTGGCAAAATTACTAGAAGACTACTCACTTTCCAGATCAGAAGCCAAAGGCCTGACTGCTCACAGACCTGCTATATAGAAATGTGTGGGGTCTCTGTTCTTCCAGTTTTTACCTTTACATGGTCTCTACCAGGTCTGCCTGAAGACCTCATCCAGAAAGGGAAGGACATCAAAGGGGTGTCAGAAATCGTGCATGAAGGGAAGAAAATCAAACTCACTCTCACTTATGGGTCCAAAGTGATTCACAATGAGTTCACCTTGGGAGAGGAGTGTGAACTGGAGACGATGACTGGGGAAAAGGTCAAGGTATGTAGTCCCACCTCTGGCCAAAACTTCTCCTAACAAAGACCATGTCACTGAACCTACTTCAGGCAGGAGACACAGAGAGCTCTGAGAGTAGACTTCTCACTGTCTCAGTGATTATGGGTATCTGGGCTCTCACCGTGGAGGATGTGGGGGAAAGGGGACACAGAGCAGGATCCTCAGCCTCAGGGTCTCCCAAGCACAGTGCTCCTGGCTCTCAGAGTCCTTTAAGGAGAGCCTGGAACTGGGGCAAATTGGTGTGAGAACCTTTATCTGAGCCAGGGCAGCTTCCTGGGAGATGATTCCAGGCAGCAATGTCAGGTGTCTGTGGGCTGTGTGAGCAGTGGACAGGTGATAGCAGAGAAATACAGAGGCTGTGGGACCTCTGCCCCTCCCTTTGAGACCTGCACAGTCCAGGGTAGCCAGTGGACTATGtatctgttctctctgctcctgCCTTTCCAGGCAGCTCTGTGCCTCAGGCTCAGCAGGAGTCTCTTCATCTCTTTGGTTGCTCTTATTTCTGCCTCTCTTACATGTCGAGAAGAAGAGCAGGGGAGGGTTCTCCTGGTTGGCTCACGATGAGGGTCGGGTGTCATGAGTTTTACTACAGTTCTTTTTCAATGCCCATTGAAGAGGCAGCTATTTAAACTTGGCTGGTATCTTGTGCTCTCGATTAGgattcttccctccatccctctcgcttcttttccttttatcctGTTTTCCCCTCAGCACCTTGCCACGTATCCCATACTGGCCTCAACCTCAGCAtctccatgctcctgcctcatgagtgctggaaaGCCTGAAGCACTGTGCCCAGACCATTTCTGTTTACTGCGTTGCTTGATGTATACGGCTTGGAATTGGCGCCACAATAAAAAAAGACTCAATAGCCAAATTAAACTGAATCCTCCCAGATGCTGGTGACTGGAGTTTTGCTACCTCCTCCCTCCATAAGCTTGAGAAATGAGATTGTATATCTTATTTTaggattcccccacccccccaggggAGAACTACTTAGGTCGGcctgacattttctttcattcataaatATGCCCTATTTCCATTTAGCACTGGAGAACTGGATACAGACAGGCCAGTTGCTAACATGCAGAGAACCAGCTTCACCAGCTTCATTGCTAGGTCTTTGCTCATGGGTCACGGTCTGTCTACCCTGCAGGCAACCGTTAAAATGGAAGGTGACAATAAAATGGTGACGACTTTCAAAGGCATAAAGTCCGTGACTGAACTCAATGGAGACACAATCACCAATGTAAGTTGGCACTCTGGTCTTGCCATCCCAGTGCTGGAGGTGAATGGGGATGGAAAAGGTGAGGGACAGCTGGCCGCCCATCTCTCATTCTCCACGTTTTCCTCCCGGGACCTTGACTCCACCTTGCCTCTTGTCAATGTCTTCTGCCACCTAAGAGGATCCACTATGTATCACAGAGTTGATAGATATCTTATCAAATCTATTGAACGACCCTTTTCTAAATGAGGGAAAGAAGGCAATGACCAGAGAAAGCTTGTCAAATAGCAGCGTCAGGGCTTCCTGACCTGGGTCTGTCTCTTGGGCTAATCTCATAGCTGTTCACTACTCAGCCTCAGAGGAGTCTGTTCACACTATAGACAGTGATGATTTGCACTCAGCACACCTGCAGCCATCTTGTTCTTGCCAAACCATGGCAGAATATCAGGGTGATTTCCTGATAGATGAAGAGCAGTATCTTGAGGAAGGGGCACCCTTTCCTAATTCACCTGGTGTCTCACACCTCCTTGTCCTCCACTCTCAGAATCAgccactctcctgcctctgcctctctcctccttgCTCACTCCCTGACACTTACCCTTTTCCCAACAGCACCAAACAGGACGGGCTGAGGGGTGCTTGGTGTGCTGAGGCACAGGACAGCATGTGCAGAGCATAGCTGGCCTGTCCCTGTTTCTGCTGGGACGCGGCCTCAAACCTCACACTCAGGCCATAGGACAGAAGTCCATTCAACCCAGAGATGTTCCCAGAGTTCACTGCGTCTGCAGATCTCTCGGGGCCTCCTGCGTTAGCACTTTCCACCAATGAGAGGCTTTGTTTTTGCATTGCTATTCCTATTTGATGACGTTAGAGTGGTTTACAGCCTCAGCACTAACCAGTGAGCCACAGAGCCAGGCATCTTCCATAGCCCAGGTGCCCAATAAATGCCTCTGCCCACTTGGCATTGGTGTGGAGTCACGCTTTTACCAAGTTATGGCTGCTAATGAATGACACGCTGGGTATGATATGCACTCCTATGCAGTCATCTTCCATGCTGGGTGTTCACTCCTATGCAGTCATCTCCCATGCCCAGCTGCTGGTCACGTTGTGTCCCACTACAGTAATTCACAGTGTTTCCCTCATGGCCGGGTCTTCCAGCTTTCCTTTGTATTCAAAATGCACCTTAGAGGTCACAGAAGGCAAACTCCTGTCTAAGTGACACCATCTGGTCAAGTGACAACCCCCTCTACCAAGGAGAGAGAGGCATCAATCATGAAGCAAAATCCACGCCCCACACTCTTGCCCCTCACTCCTACAAAAGAGCAGCTGTGCCCAGTGTTCTCATGTGCTTCATTCACAAGTGTAAGAGGAAAGCAGATAGCACCTACTATGTTCCAGTCTAGCGACCCACTGTACATATCCTTGTGTTCAGCCACAGGTAGTTAATGTGCAGGAATAGATGTCAATGAAATTTTGAGACATTAGGTTAGGCTGCTCTGGGTGGTTTTTCTATAGCTGTCATCGATTCAAGAAACCATTCAATGGTTGGAAGGACAGCTCTCCATATGCACAAGAACATGAGAAGACCCAGTATGCTGTTTTAGAAAAGGTTGCCAGTCGTCCCCCTGTTCCTAATGAAAATGGGAAATGTTCAAGTTGTTTATTGTGTTAGCACACTTGGTGGAGCCATTTGGaaagattattttttgtttgttttacaatttACCATCAACAGAATATTTAATAATACCTCTTCTGACTTTCAGACCATGACCCTGGGCGACATTGTGTACAAGAGAGTCAGCAAGAGGATTTAGAGAAGGCTGTGTTTCATGTTCTTTTACAGTACAAAATTAATGCAATAAAGTTACctttgttttgaaataatttctcCTTAGTGGCTTCTCTCATTGTGGtgctattgtttttattttgttagagagagagagagagagagagagagagagagagagagagagagagagagagagagagagttagaaaTTAAACCCAAGGTTTCACACATGTGTGGCATAAGCTCTGCCACTGAGTGTATCCCAAACTCTGTTTTCTGTGATCACAAGAGTGCTCTCCCACAGTACTGCTTTATATGGAAATTACATTTACACTGTCTTTTTCATGTGTAATCTTAGTAAATGGTGAAGTCAAATGTATTAATCTTTTCCTTTGGTCTTTGCACGTTCTATAAGAACTCCAGACCTaaagctcagcagttaacagtgcACACTGCTGTTGTAGAGTACCCCAGTTCGGCTCTCAGCAACTACACAAGGCAGCACCCACCTGCCTGTACCTCGAGctgcaggagatctgacaccttctttcaGTCTCCGAGGCTACTCCCACAGCggtgcacacaggcatacacataattgagattttaaaagaaagcctTGCATTTTAGAAGCTATCCACTGCTATGTGTCTCTTGTTTTCCTTTACTTTCTATTTCTTAGCTGGTTTGTTTGGAAGGAGGGAGTCATCTAAGTTAGGCTGCCACAGACTCTGCTGCATGTAGTCGAAGATGGTTGCCAACACCTTAAACTCTACCTTTACAACCACATTCATCCCTGGATGTTACACTGACTTGCAGCATTTCATGTTTATTTACTTGGCACTTCAGTCTAGAATCCATTTCTGTGACTggcatgttggtgtgtgtgtgattggtttttatttttctgtgtagttgTTAGCTCTTTATCAAGGCTTCTGTAGGCCGGGACACTTCTGGTGCTGAAAGACTATATGAGGGTGGTAATAGCAGAATTGAGCAGCAATTTGCTGTCTGAGAACTGGGTTGGTTTGCCATTTGTGGTGGTGTGAACAAAAGCAGTTGAATGATTTAAGTAGGGCATAGCGGGCCTTACTAGTAGGAATATTGAAAACAATGGTTCTAAGgctgatttgaactgtgggggcctggcccaagaggtttcagtggagaagaatgttAGTGTGTGGCCTAGAAACTGTTCTTGTGATGTTTTAGCAATGAGTGTGACCACTTTTTGGCCCTGTACAAAAAGTTTGCCTGGTGCTAAATTGAAGGGTTTTTAGATTAATTCCATTGGcagaggaaatctcaaaacagctGAGTATTGgtgttcactcttatgaagatcTATATTGAAAAGCAGCAAGCCAAGCAAGGAAAACATAGAAAGTGTACTATTTTAAGAGGAAAGGGGGCGCCAGGAAGTGGGATGGGGCTAAGTTTTGTGTTCAGGATGATAAACAGAGTGAAGAAAAGCCTGGTGTTAAATGGAATAAAAGAAGTGGGGGCTTCAGAGCAAGACTCcaccagctaagcttccaacttgtggaAAGAAATCGGCACGTTTAGGGTAAtgaatcctttaatcccagcactccagaggcagaagcaagtggatttctaagttccagggcagccaaacTTAGGCAGGGAAGGAAATCATCAAACACAGAAAGCTGGTGAGGACGTCATTGAACAAAGGGACCATGTTCTAGCCTCAGCAAGTAGCAGGTCTTGGTAGCTTTAGCCACAGGGTTCTGGCTtcagagtcaagaatagaagaaaggGGTCGTGGCATCTCCCTCTGTGACTAAGGAATGCTGTTGAGCCCAGGAATGTCGGGGGTGCTCCTGCATGGAGGcctagagaggccattgtgtgaagctatGAAGGTaaagcctggattgccttgggGACTCCAAGAtgctggagatgccagagccTTGGGATACCCGCCAAGGAGAGCAGATAACAGGGAGTGGAGCCAGGCCAAGACAGAGAAGTGTGTTGTAGCCAACTAAAAGGAATTGGAGATCTGAAaagcactttgacatcagactcggagatgcagagtttggagtttgcccatcTGGTTtttagtcttgctttggtccagtatttcctcacaatgatctctctcctcccttttgaaATGGTAATGTACATCCCATGCCATTATATGTTggaggtatgtgatctgctttttgattttacaggagatTATAGTTTAAAAATTGCATGAAAGTTTGAGACTGTTGTAGATTATTgggatttttgaagttggactaaatgcttTTCTGCATTATTGTGTGGCTCCaagcctatgggggggggggtcaggaagtaaaatgtggtggtttaaaaGGAATAGCCCCActtagactcatgtgtttgaatgttggCCCGTAGGGAATgggactattaggaggtgtggccttgttggggtgggtgtggttttattggaagaggtgtgtcactggggagatAGACTTTGAGGTCTCACATGCTCAAGGTATGCCCAGTGTAGCTTACAGTCTTTCTCCTGATGCCtgtgtggatcaagatgtagaagtctcagctccttctccagcaccatgtctgcctgcacactgccatgcttcatGCCATGATAGTAATAGAcggaacctctgaaattgtaagccagtcccatttaaatgctttcctttttaagagttgcagtggtcatggtgtctcttcacaacaataaaaccctgaAACACCATTGTTCCACAAACTGGGTAGCATAAGCAGCCGACCTCACTATTCTGGAGACTAGAAGTCTGAGATCCAATGTTGACAGTGCCAAGTTTATCTCTGATGGATCTAGGAAAGCATCTGGCCCAGGGCTCTGCTGGCTTCTAAGACCTCTTTGGTGTGTCAGCACAACTCTGGTCTTCACACAGATGTTTCCCAAGGATGTCTCAATAAGGATATTGGCCATATTGAATTAGGAGCCTACTATCTTTCCCTATGGTCTCAGATAGCAGCAATAATGTTATTATGAAAGTTATAAGATGTAAAATTTCccccaaattaaaaatgaactacCAACAAATCAATGGACAGGCAGGTCAAGGACATTTAATAGGCCACCCTCAATataaaagaggtttattttacCATAACAGAGGTGAGGAATGTAAGACGAGGTACCCAAATAGGAGAGCGAGTAAATGTTAACACTACTTACGTCCAAGTTTGTAAGGATACAATGAATGGCTCGACCATCAGTGGTGGAGATATAAACTGGTGCCGTGCCGTCAGTACTGGGGGCCATTTGACAGCACCCCTTAACATTTTCAGTGAAGTCCCTAGCACTTAGCAAACACGCTTGTGCAGCTTCCTGAAGTATTACTATATACGTGTATAGAAAGCATAAAGGATGTCACAAGCATACGTTGGGTATAGTAGTACACTCCCccgcacttaggaggcagagatgtgGGGATCAGCCTGGCTAAGtcttaataaacaaacaagcaagcgaGCAAAtgggctgagggtgtggctcagtgctgGAACACTTGCCTCGAGTGCACACAGTTCTAAGTTTGGAAAGAAAAGCAGCAATGTAAACTAGAAACAGATGCTCTTTGTCTAGATAGGGCCGAGGATATTGTTCAGTGGCTAAAGTGCTTTGatcacaagcctgacaacctgacttCAGATTCCCATAACCAGCATAAAGCCCAACAGAGTGACTTACGCATCTCTAGTCTCTGCACCCCAACAGGAAGAGGGGAGCAAAGACAATCCTTCGAAGCTCATGGGCCAGTCATGGGCTACctatctcaaacaaggtagaaggtgagaaTCAAtgcctgaggttgtcctctgagctcacACACATGCCATAAAATGCacatgccctccccccccccaatacacGCATAGAAAAGAAGAGCAGAGGGGGCTTGAGACACGGCTCAGCTATctactgttcttgcagaacaCCCAAGTTTAGTCCTAGTACCCAAGTAgaaaggctcacaaccacctatgactctagctccagggattagatgccctcttctggtctctgtgggaacCTGCActtgtgtttacacacacacacacacacacacacacacacacacacacacacgaaaaagaGTGAGTGAgaaagagtttaaaataaaacaagtattttaaaagtaagaaaagggGGATTAAATCAAGTGTTGTACATCCGTGCATTTTGAAATAATCTATAAATGATGGTGTCAGTCTAACACAAAGTAAATTATAGAAAAacgtagtccaggctggccttgccttACTGTGTAGAAAAacgtagtccaggctggctttgccTTACTGCGTATCTGAAGGAACCCTTGAATATTAGATCCTCCTAGCTCCCTCACCCAAATGCCTGTAACCACCTTGACCAGCATAAGCTTCAGAACAATTCTAACAATCTAATATCCTTCATGTAAATTGTGTTAAAGCAGGAAGTAAACGTGTCTCTTACTATACATCTAAGGGAGCTGAGGGCAAAGCCTCTAGGCAACTAGTACTAGTGACAGCGAGTGTTTCTGTTGTGGGGACAGAACCCGGAGGTTGAGACTTTTTACATAGTTTATGTTAATTGGCTCTTTTATAGGCAACCAATTTTCTGCATTTATGTGTTTGATGAGGAGGTGATTTAAGAAATATTTGGCTTGTAATATAGTTGAGCTACTGGCTTATGATTTTGGATCACAGTTACCGCCTCTATAAAATGCACAGTGCAATTTCTTCTTTGTGGCATTTGAAAGGAGCCATAGCATGATTTGCAAAGCAAATGCTTTTCTCGGATTCCTGGGGGTGGTGTCGGGTGGCCAATAGGGTGTGTATACTGGTTTTGttatcaacttaacacaaacttTCAGTGACTTAGGAAGAAGGAGCCTTAACTGAAGAGCTGTCTCTATCGTATTGGATGCATATCTGTGGGGAATCGTCTTGGCTGACGATTGGAACTGCACAGCCCACGGAGGTAGCACAATTCAGGTGGGTctgtgttttataagaaagcgAGCTGAACACAAGCCAGAGAGAGCAAGCAATGCTCCTCCAgaacctctgcttcagttcctgcttccaggttccagccttgagttcctgtcctgacttccttcagtgattgaCAGTTACTTAAActctgtaagctgaaataagccccttttccttttgttgtGGTGTTTGGCACAGCAAAAGAGTAGAACTGAAACAGTGTGATATTTGGAGCATTGACATACACTGTCATCACCATAGAAACTAAGCTGAGTGTCATGCAGAGgaaaggaggcttgctttttcaATAAGCTGACAACTAAGTTCTTTGACTctgaagcaaaataataataataataatttgaaggTTTTTCAGCAAAGTTTCTAGGGATCAAATAGAATTCCCCaaaaatgagccaggcagtggtggcacttccctttaatcccagcactatgaaggctgaggcaggcagatctctgagtccaaggctaacctggtctacagagcaagttccaggatagccaggactcaaaaaaaaaaaaaaaaaaaaaaaaaaaaaaaaaaaaaaaaaaaaaaaaaaaaacctgtctcaaaaaaacaaaaacaaaacaaaccatttccCAAGT includes:
- the Fabp1 gene encoding fatty acid-binding protein, liver; amino-acid sequence: MNFSGKYQLQSQENFEPFMKAMGLPEDLIQKGKDIKGVSEIVHEGKKIKLTLTYGSKVIHNEFTLGEECELETMTGEKVKATVKMEGDNKMVTTFKGIKSVTELNGDTITNTMTLGDIVYKRVSKRI